The Chryseobacterium sp. JV274 sequence CAGAAAGCTTTTCCCATCCGGTATAGCTTTCTTCTGCAACAGCCATTTTTTTCTTCTTCACGTAGGTGTTTCTAACGATAAACCATACAGAGAAGAACATAAGGATTGTTGCTGCTAATAAGATCATTTCAGTATTGAAATCTACTCCTGAAAGAGTAGCTTCCATCTGGCTGTAGCTTTGTTCCGTAAGAACTGGCTTTAACCATTCCATCAGTTTGGCATAATGTCCGTGACCGATGAAGTGTGGCAGATTGATGAAACCTCCGATTACAGAAAGAATAGCCAATACGATCAATGGTAATGTCATATTTGACGGGCTTTCATGTAAGTGGTGTTTCTGCTCTTCAGTACCTCTGAACTCTCCGTGGAATGTCAAATAATACAGTCTGAACATATAGGTTGCAGTCATTGCCGCTAATGCAAATAATATTACCCAGTAAAGAGGGTTTTTAGCGAAAGCTGCGACTAAAATTTCGTCTTTAGAGATCATCCCTGATAGTAAAGGGAAACCTGAGATGGCTAATGTTCCGATAAGGAATGTAGCGTGGGTAAGAGGAATATATTTTTTAAGACCTCCCATGAAACGCATATCCTGTTCGTTGCTCATTGCATGGATTACAGAACCTGCACCCAGGAATAATAAAGCCTTAAAGAATGCGTGTGTCATTACGTGGAACATCGCTGTTGTATACGCTCCTAGACCTAAAGCAATGAACATAAATCCAAGCTGTGAAACGGTAGAGTAAGCTAATACTTTTTTGATGTCGTTCTGACGAAGTGCATAGAATCCTGCCAAAGCAGCCGTTAAGAATCCGATGAATAAAATTCCTCCCTGTACTGTAGGTGCCAAAGTAAATAAGAAGTTTGATCTTACTACCAAATAGATCCCTGCCGTTACCATCGTTGCCGCGTGGATCAACGCTGATACAGGAGTAGGCCCGGCCATCGCATCCGGTAACCATGTATATAATGGAACCTGAGCAGATTTACCGGTAGCACCGATGAATAAACTCGCTGTGATAAAGATAATCACTGTTCCGTCCAATTCAAATTTTGAAGCGTTTTCTGCTACAGAAAGATAATCTACAGCATTGGTCTGAGAAGCAATCATGAAAATACCAATCAATAACGCAAGGTCACCAATTCTGTTCATAATGAAAGCTTTTCTTGCTGCTTTACCGTATTCTTCGTTAGTGTACCAGAATCCGATCAACAGGTAAGAACAAAGACCTACACCTTCCCATCCGATGAATAAGATAAGGTAGTTGCTTCCCATTACCAAAAGTAACATGGAAAAGATGAAAAGGTTCAGATAAGTAAAGAACTTATAGAATCCTTTGTCATGACTCATATATCCGATAGAGTATAAGTGGATCAGTGAACCGATACCCGTAATGATCATCACCATCATTAAAGAAAGCTGATCAATCTGGAATCCAAAATTGATTTGAACTCCATTGACTCTAAACCATTCAAAAGCTTTTACGATTACAGGCTGGCTTTCAGAATTGAAATTCATAAAAAGACTTACAGCGATACAGAATGATCCGAAAACCATTGCCGTAGCCAAAGATCCAACCAATATTTTTGGAAGATTTTTCCCGAATAAACCGTTAATAAGAAACCCTAAAAGTGGTAAAAGTACTATTGCATATACTAGATTCTCCATTCTTATCCTCTTAATTTATTAAATATACTCACATCTACAGAACGGGTATTTCTATACAGCATAGCAATAATTGCCAGACCTACTGCTACTTCAGCAGCAGCCACAACCATAATGAAGAAAACTAAAAGCTGTCCGTCGCCGTTGCCTTTATACGCTGAAAAAGCTGCCAATAAAAGGTTTACAGAATTCAGCATAAGCTCTACACAGCCCAGAATCACAATAGCATTTTTTCTAAGCAATACTCCCATTACTCCCAAACAGAACAATACTGATGAAAGAATGATGAAGTAGTCCAAAGGGATGCTTTGTATAAATGTATTTACTTCTCCCATAATTTTATAAATCTTTTTTACCGATTAATACCGCGCCTACAATACCTGCCAAAATTAGGATGGAAGCAAGCTCAAACGGTAAAACATATTCATTAAACAAAAGTCTACCCAGATTTTTTGTAAGACCAATACCTCTGTCTACATTTTCAACAACAATGTGTTTGTCCTGTACACCTCTGAAAACTCCTAGTACACCTACTAAAAGAAGACCTGCTGTAAAAACTCCAACAAACTTTAAAGTATTGTTCTTCTTACTTTCGTCTCCTTTATTAAGATTAAGCATCATCAGGATGTAAAGGAAAAGTACCATGATGGCACCTGCGTACACTATAATCTGGATAATTGCCAGGAACTGTGCATTTAAAAGAATGTACATTCCTGCAATTGAAAACATTGTAACAATCAATGACAAAATAGCATAGAGAGGATTTCTTGCAAATACAAAATAAACTGCACTTGCCACTGCTAAAAACGCCACCAAGAAAAATAAAAACTGATCCATTATTTTACCGCATTTTTTTGTTTCTCGGATTGTCTTGTCGTGATATCAATCCTTTCATTTATTTTTTCAACTAGTTTATCTTTTCCGTAAATGAAAGAACCTCTGTTCGTTTCCACATCTACTAGTCTATCAGTAAGATAGATGGCAGATTTAGGACAGGCTTCTTCACACATTCCGCAGAAAATACATCTTAGCATATTAATTTCATATACTGAAGCGTACTTTTCTTCTCTGTAAAGACCTTTTTCCTCTTTTGTTCTTTCAGCAGCAGTCATCGTAATGGCTTCTGCAGGACAAGCTACCGCACAAAGTCCGCAAGCTGTACATCTTTCTCTGCCTTCTTCGTCTCTTTTCAGAACGTGCTGGCCTCTCCAGATGGTTGTTCTTGGCTTCTGTACTTCCGGATACGAATATACTGCGGGAGCACCCTTTATCACGGTTCTTACAGCATGCTTAAATGTAATCCCCATCCCTGTAAAGATAGCAGGAAGGTAGATTTTTTCAGCAAGGGTCATTTCTTTATTGGAAACAACTTTTGATCTGTTTGTAAGTTTCATTTAATTATAGATATTAGATGTTAGACACCAGATTTTAGACTAATCTTGTCTGTTATCTTAATTATTTAATATTGATTATTGAATATGATAGGCTAAAGATAAAGCTTTGATTTCATAATCAAATTTTCAAATCAGCTCATTTTCAAATTTTCTTAGTTTGCAAATGCTAAAATTACAGCTCCTGTAATTAATAGGTTTACCAATGCCATCGGGATTAATGTTTTCCATCCCAAGTGCATTAACTGGTCGTATCTGAATCTTGGAAGTGTCCATCTGATCCACATGAAGATCAGAATTCCGATTACAGTCTTCGTTAAGAATGCTACGATACTTAAGATTCCTGCAGTGTTCTCACCCCAGTTCTGAGTTACCCATTCAATACCAGGATAGTTGTAACCTCCGAAGAAAAGAACTACCATGAAAGCGTTAGAGATAAACATGTTCACATATTCCCCGAACATATATAAACCTAATTTCATGGAAGAGTATTCTGTAGAGTATCCTGTTACCAATTCAGATTCACACTCAGGTAAATCGAATGGGTGTCTGTTGGTTTCAGCCAATGCTGCTACGAAGAAAACAAGGAAAGCGATCGGCTGGTAGAAAATATTCCAGTTCAACCCGGAAACCCAAGGAATTACACCCCATAATTTCCCAGCAGTCTGGCTTTCTGTGATTTCTTTTAAGTCTAAACTTCCTGTCATCATAATGATAGAAAGAAGTGCTAATCCCATTGCCAATTCGTAAGAAATCATCTGAGAAGAAGCACGGATAGCACCTAGTAATGAATATTTGTTGTTTGAAGCCCAACCTCCGATCATAATTCCGTAAACCCCAATTGAAGCCATTCCGATGATGAAAAGTACACCAACATCAATGTTAGCTACCTGAAGATCAAAAGAAGTACCTGCAATATTTAAACTTTTACCCCAAGGAATAACAGCTCCTGTAATCAATGAAATAAACATTACCAAAGCAGGTCCTAATACGAAAAGGAATCTTTCTGCATTGGCCGGCGTAAAGTCTTCTTTGAAGAAAAACTTTCCACCATCAGCAAGAGGCTGCAGTAATCCGAAAGGTCCGGCTCTGTTGGGACCAATTCTATCCTGCATGATAGAGGCTACTTTTCTTTCTGCCCAGGTAGAGTAGGCTGCAATCGTCAGTGATAGCAGGAAAAGTGCTAGTACAAGTATAAGTTTAAATGTAAGTAAATCCATTTTTTATTTTAAATGTTTGAAGATGGGAGCTGGAAGCTGGAAGTTTATCACCTCGCGGCATCAACTCTTCATCACATTACCAAATTTTTTA is a genomic window containing:
- a CDS encoding NADH-quinone oxidoreductase subunit J: MDQFLFFLVAFLAVASAVYFVFARNPLYAILSLIVTMFSIAGMYILLNAQFLAIIQIIVYAGAIMVLFLYILMMLNLNKGDESKKNNTLKFVGVFTAGLLLVGVLGVFRGVQDKHIVVENVDRGIGLTKNLGRLLFNEYVLPFELASILILAGIVGAVLIGKKDL
- the nuoH gene encoding NADH-quinone oxidoreductase subunit NuoH translates to MDLLTFKLILVLALFLLSLTIAAYSTWAERKVASIMQDRIGPNRAGPFGLLQPLADGGKFFFKEDFTPANAERFLFVLGPALVMFISLITGAVIPWGKSLNIAGTSFDLQVANIDVGVLFIIGMASIGVYGIMIGGWASNNKYSLLGAIRASSQMISYELAMGLALLSIIMMTGSLDLKEITESQTAGKLWGVIPWVSGLNWNIFYQPIAFLVFFVAALAETNRHPFDLPECESELVTGYSTEYSSMKLGLYMFGEYVNMFISNAFMVVLFFGGYNYPGIEWVTQNWGENTAGILSIVAFLTKTVIGILIFMWIRWTLPRFRYDQLMHLGWKTLIPMALVNLLITGAVILAFAN
- a CDS encoding NuoI/complex I 23 kDa subunit family protein, which produces MKLTNRSKVVSNKEMTLAEKIYLPAIFTGMGITFKHAVRTVIKGAPAVYSYPEVQKPRTTIWRGQHVLKRDEEGRERCTACGLCAVACPAEAITMTAAERTKEEKGLYREEKYASVYEINMLRCIFCGMCEEACPKSAIYLTDRLVDVETNRGSFIYGKDKLVEKINERIDITTRQSEKQKNAVK
- the nuoL gene encoding NADH-quinone oxidoreductase subunit L — translated: MENLVYAIVLLPLLGFLINGLFGKNLPKILVGSLATAMVFGSFCIAVSLFMNFNSESQPVIVKAFEWFRVNGVQINFGFQIDQLSLMMVMIITGIGSLIHLYSIGYMSHDKGFYKFFTYLNLFIFSMLLLVMGSNYLILFIGWEGVGLCSYLLIGFWYTNEEYGKAARKAFIMNRIGDLALLIGIFMIASQTNAVDYLSVAENASKFELDGTVIIFITASLFIGATGKSAQVPLYTWLPDAMAGPTPVSALIHAATMVTAGIYLVVRSNFLFTLAPTVQGGILFIGFLTAALAGFYALRQNDIKKVLAYSTVSQLGFMFIALGLGAYTTAMFHVMTHAFFKALLFLGAGSVIHAMSNEQDMRFMGGLKKYIPLTHATFLIGTLAISGFPLLSGMISKDEILVAAFAKNPLYWVILFALAAMTATYMFRLYYLTFHGEFRGTEEQKHHLHESPSNMTLPLIVLAILSVIGGFINLPHFIGHGHYAKLMEWLKPVLTEQSYSQMEATLSGVDFNTEMILLAATILMFFSVWFIVRNTYVKKKKMAVAEESYTGWEKLSAKKLYVDELYNALIVKTVEGLGRGGKMFDKGILDRFVNFVGDGAEDSGKAMKRVQNGNVETYILIMSLAVGIILIVNFLLQ
- the nuoK gene encoding NADH-quinone oxidoreductase subunit NuoK is translated as MGEVNTFIQSIPLDYFIILSSVLFCLGVMGVLLRKNAIVILGCVELMLNSVNLLLAAFSAYKGNGDGQLLVFFIMVVAAAEVAVGLAIIAMLYRNTRSVDVSIFNKLRG